The Plasmodium berghei ANKA genome assembly, chromosome: 12 genome contains a region encoding:
- a CDS encoding fam-b protein has protein sequence MRVSVLKYVLFSIVICSFEYAKNELYFVNDRGICLERNVINFRNNRILAYIDNQFDLNEFYESTLSLASQLGDYVQGNKEIAHLRNIIDSHIKKHKGSKTSLYFKNVDSKTKKIIKELRKELEEVKKELDNKRNDELAIQPIENKKIIKKDGNSSVSEHEDFKQLENNKNNKIASSNCHMKSKLTKKIKKEEKKFILSYLIFVPVVVSIPIIGLPSLFILLIPSGFSTIFSLIRLNKLYIKLEKILK, from the exons ATGAGAGTCAgtgttttaaaatatgttctTTTTTCAATTGTTATTTGTTCTTTTGAATATGCCAAAAAT GAACTATACTTTGTAAACGATAGAGGGATATGCCTTGAAAGGAATGTGATAAACTTTAGAAATAATAGGATATTAGCATATATAGATAACCAATTTgatttaaatgaattttatgaatCAACTTTGAGTCTTGCAAGTCAACTTGGTGATTATGTTCAAGGTAACAAAGAAATAGCACACCTTCGAAATATTATAGATTCACATATAAAGAAGCATAAAGGAAGTAAAACATCActttatttcaaaaatgtagatagtaagacaaaaaaaataattaaggAGCTTCGAAAAGAATTAGAAGAAGTAAAAAAAGAGCTTGATAATAAAAGGAATGATGAATTAGCAATACAACCAATagagaataaaaaaataataaaaaaagatggAAATAGTTCTGTATCAGAACATGAAGACTTTAAACAattggaaaataataaaaataataaaattgcaTCAAGTAATTGTCATATGAAATCAAAATTgactaaaaaaattaaaaaagaagaaaagaAATTCATCCTGTCGTATTTGATATTTGTACCAGTTGTTGTTTCAATACCAATAATAGGGTTGCCGAGCTTATTTATACTACTCATACCGTCTGGATTTTCTACAATTTTTTCCCTTATTAGACTCAATAAATTATACAttaaattagaaaaaatattaaaataa
- a CDS encoding fam-a protein: MNKFYIKIFFFLISIFVYVDNKSFATARDLRDDSLEHALKIDKFMKNNNLITESYPDIDVLIKSNIAPIDLIKTVKNNVTPDKEYLDNLIPDKEYLDNLIPDKEYLDNLIPDKEYLDNLIPDKEYLDNLIPDKEYLDNLIPDKEYLDNLIPDKEYLDNLIPDKEYLDNLIPDKEYLDNLIPNKDAQEFENHENRDLLSCTDYEEAKKASEIMCDCNQIVKMLYEPKDLYGFGSNDSKVLFIPRIVLKHNSNLVLIQKYSVTPFHKYNFGLFTIAEESNTTFFANTSININDETSANKKKGKKGVNFLNDHIDFDDIIRQIVLKNMFANFFGFIITKEYDHVGVTYVESNRHDKSYPKNYDKIKRRAQNMLNLMYILLYGFKG; the protein is encoded by the exons atgaataaattttatattaaaatttttttttttcttataagCATCTTCGTATATGTGGACAATAAATCCTTTGCAACTGCGCGTGATTTACGCGATGATTCTTTAGAGCATGCTTTAAAGATAGAcaaatttatgaaaaataataatcttATAACGGAATCGTATCCAGATATAGATGTTCTAATCAAATCAAATATAGCCCCAATTGACTTGATAAAAACTgtcaaaaataatgttacCCCAGACAAAGAATATTTAGATAATCTTATTCCAGACAAAGAATATTTAGATAATCTTATTCCAGACAAAGAATATTTAGATAATCTTATTCCAGACAAAGAATATTTAGATAATCTTATTCCAGACAAAGAATATTTAGATAATCTTATTCCAGACAAAGAATATCTAGATAATCTTATTCCAGACAAAGAATATTTAGATAATCTTATTCCAGACAAAGAATATTTAGATAATCTTATTCCAGACAAAGAATATCTAGATAATCTTATTCCAGACAAAGAATATTTAGATAATCTTATTCCAAATAAAGATGCTCAAg AGTTTGAAAATCATGAAAATCGAGACTTACTATCGTGTACTGATTATGAAGAAGCTAAAAAAGCATCAGAAATTATGTGCGAT TGTAATcaaatagtaaaaatgttatatgaACCCAAGGATTTATATGGTTTCGGTTCCAATGATAGTAAag ttttatttataccaAGAATTGTCCTCAAACACAATTCAAATTTGGTACtgatacaaaaatatagcGTCACACCATtccataaatataattttgggTTATTTACAATAGCTGAA GAATCGAATACAACATTTTTTGCCAATACAtcgataaatataaatgacgAAACCAGTgccaataaaaaaaagggcAAAAAAGGTGTAAACTTTCTCAATGATCATATTGATTTTGACGATATTATTAGACAGatagtattaaaaaatatgtttgcTAATTTTTTCGGATTTATTATCACAAAAGAATACGATCACGTTGGTGTTACCTATGTCGAATCC AACCGACATGATAAATCCTAtccaaaaaattatgataagATAAAACGTAGAGCacaaaatatgttaaattTAATGTACATATTGCTATATGGATTTAAAGGTTAA